A genomic region of Streptomyces sp. R33 contains the following coding sequences:
- a CDS encoding alpha/beta fold hydrolase has translation MRIEVSRGDGRKLIAQEWGAPGGSPVLLHHGMPGSRLGVALDDAAERHPHVRFFAYDRPGYGKSGRAPGRRVADAAADSAAVADALGIGRFAVVGRSGGGPHALACAALLPDRVTATACLVGLAPRDGTGLDWYAGMTPYNVEHYTLADRDPVALELRLTPQAEEIRRDPGRLLEDLRGDLPAVDLAVLADDRVRRSVLDNFLEALRTSAYGWLDDSLAFCRPWGFEPGGITGRVMLWHGAEDVFSPVGHFHWLAQHIGHSTAVLAPGAGHFAAQYALSDALDWLSA, from the coding sequence ATGCGCATCGAGGTGAGCCGGGGCGACGGGCGGAAGCTGATCGCGCAGGAGTGGGGGGCTCCCGGCGGCTCGCCGGTCCTGCTGCACCACGGCATGCCGGGCAGCCGCCTCGGCGTCGCGCTCGACGACGCCGCCGAGCGCCATCCCCACGTCCGCTTCTTCGCCTACGACCGGCCCGGCTACGGGAAGTCCGGCCGGGCACCGGGGCGGCGCGTGGCCGACGCGGCCGCCGACTCCGCCGCCGTCGCGGACGCCCTGGGCATCGGCCGCTTCGCGGTCGTCGGCCGCTCCGGGGGCGGTCCGCACGCCCTCGCCTGCGCGGCCCTGCTCCCAGACCGGGTGACGGCGACGGCCTGCCTGGTCGGTCTCGCGCCGCGCGACGGCACCGGACTCGACTGGTACGCCGGCATGACCCCGTACAACGTGGAGCACTACACCCTCGCGGACCGCGACCCGGTGGCTCTGGAGCTGCGCCTCACACCCCAGGCGGAGGAGATCCGCCGCGATCCGGGCCGGCTGCTCGAGGACCTGCGCGGGGACCTCCCCGCCGTGGACCTGGCGGTCCTGGCCGACGACCGGGTACGCCGGTCCGTCCTGGACAACTTCCTTGAGGCGCTGCGGACTTCCGCGTACGGCTGGCTGGACGACTCCCTCGCGTTCTGCCGGCCCTGGGGGTTCGAGCCGGGTGGGATCACCGGCCGGGTCATGCTCTGGCACGGCGCCGAGGACGTGTTCTCACCGGTGGGCCATTTCCACTGGCTGGCGCAGCACATCGGGCACAGCACGGCGGTGCTCGCGCCCGGAGCCGGCCATTTCGCGGCCCAGTACGCCCTCTCGGACGCGCTGGACTGGCTGTCGGCCTAG
- a CDS encoding vanadium-dependent haloperoxidase has product MKPSRSALLSLGSALALAATAVVPSARAAASPAAGSGAVVRDWYDVTAETVAAAGAPTQITNSRTWAISWLAAARATREAPAGRDRAAFQDAAVASAVHDALVSLAPARVPQLDAALAATLERIPDGPGEDGGVAAGARQAKRALAERRGDGLDPASVNAPYTVQPAAPGVWQPTPDGYAPAAQYGNRVARPFLLDSPAQYRLGPPPALDSRRYRADLAEVRAYGKADSAVRTPRQTETATFWYGSSLTLYTEPLRVALTRSHRSAAERAELVALFHAALVDTQIATSDSKYAYARWRPVTAIRTGSLGTDPAWTPLHQTPAHPDYPSGHNTYSGAAEVILDALAGSRTAPFSLASPTAPGVRRTYTGWSQLTRENVDARVFSGIHTRSADEAGVTLGKEVGRHALRNADRLFRP; this is encoded by the coding sequence GTGAAACCGTCCCGCTCTGCCCTGCTCTCCCTCGGGTCCGCCCTGGCGCTGGCCGCCACGGCAGTCGTCCCCTCCGCCCGGGCCGCCGCGTCACCGGCCGCCGGCAGCGGGGCCGTCGTACGCGACTGGTACGACGTCACCGCCGAGACGGTTGCCGCCGCCGGCGCGCCGACGCAGATCACCAACAGCCGGACCTGGGCGATCAGCTGGCTCGCGGCCGCCCGCGCCACCCGGGAGGCGCCCGCCGGACGGGACCGGGCGGCCTTCCAGGACGCGGCGGTCGCCTCCGCCGTCCACGACGCCCTCGTGTCCCTCGCACCCGCCCGCGTGCCGCAGCTCGACGCCGCGCTCGCCGCCACCCTCGAGCGGATCCCCGACGGCCCCGGCGAGGACGGGGGCGTCGCCGCCGGTGCACGGCAGGCGAAGCGCGCGCTCGCCGAACGCCGGGGCGACGGCCTCGATCCGGCGTCCGTGAACGCGCCCTACACCGTGCAGCCGGCCGCCCCCGGCGTCTGGCAGCCGACGCCCGACGGCTACGCCCCCGCCGCCCAGTACGGCAACCGCGTTGCCAGGCCCTTCCTGCTCGACTCTCCGGCCCAGTACCGGCTCGGCCCGCCGCCCGCGCTCGACTCGCGCCGGTACCGGGCCGACCTGGCGGAGGTGCGCGCGTACGGGAAGGCCGACAGCGCCGTGCGCACCCCGCGCCAGACCGAGACCGCCACCTTCTGGTACGGCTCCTCGCTGACCCTGTACACCGAACCCCTGCGGGTGGCCCTGACCCGCTCGCACCGCTCGGCCGCGGAGCGGGCCGAGCTGGTCGCGCTGTTCCACGCCGCCCTGGTCGACACGCAGATCGCGACCAGCGACAGCAAGTACGCGTACGCGCGCTGGCGCCCGGTCACGGCGATCCGCACCGGCTCCCTCGGCACCGACCCGGCCTGGACCCCGCTGCACCAGACGCCGGCCCACCCCGACTACCCCAGCGGCCACAACACCTACTCCGGCGCCGCCGAAGTGATCCTCGACGCCCTCGCCGGATCCCGGACCGCACCGTTCTCCCTCGCGAGTCCGACCGCGCCCGGCGTCCGGCGGACGTACACCGGCTGGAGCCAGCTGACGCGTGAGAACGTCGACGCGCGTGTCTTCTCGGGGATCCACACCCGCTCCGCCGACGAAGCGGGCGTCACCCTCGGCAAGGAGGTCGGCCGACACGCCCTGCGCAACGCCGACCGCCTCTTCAGGCCCTGA
- a CDS encoding cytosine permease: MTQQDATQDTTADVDEVFRVETHGIDPIPDAERHGGARDLFWLWFGSNLTFTYVINGALAVAFGLSFWQATAVVVISGLSFFAVSAAGLSGIRTGTATLVISRAAFGVRGNFPAGVLNWVVSIGYTIVNTVVGTLALEVFLAEAGLGEGTAVRALALGITLALTFAVAMWGHATVQFAERWMAYVLALGFGALLVFLLPGAETAAPAGAAAPGPSGWSLAFVVMLAGPFSYLPMPADYTRYLPRTTSLKSITWTGALGGFVSSVALGIAGVAAATQTDMTDAVAGAESLLPGWFKPVFLALVLGGSVTNSIITLYSSSLNLQVLGIPWSRARAIVISAAVTAAGSLAALFLTDFTSALLSFLSLLIIVFAPWGGVFLADMLLRRCRYDSDALHAGSAGAYWYRAGYHPAGMAALLAGMAFAALTCDSELWTGPLVAPLGGADLTLLGSVVSALTYGALAARRVPGYAPAA, from the coding sequence ATGACGCAGCAGGACGCGACGCAGGACACGACGGCCGACGTCGACGAGGTGTTCCGGGTCGAGACCCATGGCATCGACCCCATCCCCGACGCCGAGCGGCACGGCGGCGCCCGGGACCTGTTCTGGCTCTGGTTCGGCTCCAACCTCACCTTCACCTACGTGATCAACGGCGCCCTCGCCGTGGCCTTCGGCCTCTCCTTCTGGCAGGCCACCGCCGTGGTCGTGATCAGCGGACTGTCCTTCTTCGCGGTCAGCGCCGCCGGGCTCAGCGGCATCCGCACCGGCACCGCCACCCTCGTCATCTCCCGGGCCGCCTTCGGGGTCCGCGGGAACTTCCCGGCCGGCGTCCTGAACTGGGTGGTGAGCATCGGCTACACCATCGTCAACACCGTGGTCGGCACCCTCGCCCTGGAGGTGTTCCTCGCCGAGGCCGGCCTCGGCGAAGGCACGGCGGTACGGGCCCTCGCCCTCGGGATCACCCTCGCGCTCACCTTCGCCGTCGCGATGTGGGGCCACGCCACCGTGCAGTTCGCCGAGCGCTGGATGGCTTACGTCCTCGCCCTCGGCTTCGGCGCGCTCCTCGTCTTCCTCCTGCCCGGCGCCGAGACCGCCGCCCCGGCCGGCGCCGCCGCCCCGGGCCCGTCCGGCTGGAGCCTGGCCTTCGTCGTGATGCTGGCCGGGCCCTTCTCGTACCTGCCGATGCCCGCCGACTACACCCGCTACCTGCCCCGGACCACCTCGCTGAAGTCGATCACCTGGACGGGGGCGCTCGGCGGGTTCGTCTCCTCCGTCGCCCTCGGCATCGCCGGGGTCGCCGCCGCCACGCAGACCGACATGACCGACGCCGTCGCGGGGGCCGAGAGCCTGCTCCCGGGCTGGTTCAAGCCGGTGTTCCTGGCCCTCGTCCTCGGCGGCTCCGTCACCAACTCGATCATCACCCTCTACTCCTCCAGCCTGAACCTCCAGGTCCTCGGAATCCCGTGGAGCCGTGCCCGCGCCATCGTGATCAGCGCCGCGGTCACCGCCGCCGGATCGCTCGCCGCGCTGTTCCTGACCGACTTCACCAGTGCGCTGCTCTCCTTCCTGTCCCTGCTGATCATCGTGTTCGCGCCCTGGGGCGGGGTCTTCCTCGCCGACATGCTGCTGCGCCGCTGCCGCTACGACTCCGACGCGCTGCACGCCGGGAGCGCGGGCGCCTACTGGTACCGGGCCGGATACCACCCCGCGGGCATGGCCGCGCTGCTCGCCGGTATGGCCTTCGCGGCGCTGACCTGCGATTCCGAGCTGTGGACCGGCCCGCTCGTGGCCCCGCTCGGGGGCGCCGACCTGACCCTGCTCGGCTCGGTCGTCTCCGCCCTCACGTACGGGGCCCTCGCCGCCCGCCGGGTGCCCGGGTACGCCCCGGCCGCCTGA
- a CDS encoding TetR/AcrR family transcriptional regulator: MLEEAMAAIAEGGLAELTMSALAERLGTSGGHILYYFGSKDRLLLAALRWSEDRLTAERAQLLARRVTAHRKLALFLELYLPRGPRDPRWTLWIELWARTPANEDLRAAQQEIDDGWQRDLETLLAKGVDQGRFAAGLDVPARASELLALLDGLSTRVVLGQRGADRAASLDRARAAAALLVPHL; encoded by the coding sequence ATGCTGGAAGAGGCCATGGCGGCGATCGCCGAGGGCGGCCTGGCGGAGCTCACCATGTCCGCGCTCGCCGAGCGGCTCGGCACCAGCGGCGGCCACATCCTCTACTACTTCGGCAGCAAGGACCGGCTGCTGCTGGCCGCCCTGCGCTGGAGCGAGGACCGACTCACCGCGGAGCGCGCGCAGTTGCTGGCCCGCCGGGTCACGGCGCACCGCAAGCTCGCGCTCTTCCTCGAGCTCTACCTGCCGCGCGGCCCGCGCGACCCGCGCTGGACCCTGTGGATCGAGCTGTGGGCCCGCACCCCCGCCAACGAGGACCTGCGCGCCGCCCAGCAGGAGATCGACGACGGCTGGCAGCGCGACCTGGAGACCCTGCTCGCCAAGGGCGTGGACCAGGGCCGCTTCGCCGCCGGCCTGGACGTGCCCGCCCGCGCCTCGGAGCTGCTCGCGCTGCTGGACGGGCTGAGCACCCGCGTGGTGCTCGGGCAGCGCGGCGCCGACCGGGCCGCCTCCCTGGACCGGGCCCGCGCGGCGGCGGCCCTGCTCGTCCCGCACCTCTAG
- a CDS encoding DNA polymerase III subunit alpha: MVETGVVFTFERSRRPRVPGFTHLHTVSGFSMRYGGSHPERLAERAVERGMDALALTDRDTLAGAVRFAKACAKAGIRPLFGADLAVSHAPAPAAARARPGGGSGHGGTAEASSRRRTPVAGGAFVDESAPRATFLARDGATGWAELCRMVTAAHAGTGGAAQAQPVVPWAELRGVGICVLLGPGSEVGRALAAGRPDRAARLLAPWREVYGDSLRLEAVHHGRTGTGPGSLRLAARTVGFAAEQGVPAVLTNAVRYADPGQGPVADILDSARRLVPVDPRGPLDSGERWLKDPAAMAEAADRIARAAGLGPAGARRLLAETRRTAEACSVDPEDDLGIGSVHFPEAHLVGAAHRTAQRVLASRASAGMVLRGYADDRAYWERMHHELDIIAYHGYASYFLTVAQVVDDVRAMGIRVAARGSGAGSLVNHLLGIAHADPVEQGLLMERFLSKRRRVLPDIDIDVESARRLEVYRRIIDRFGTERVATVSMPETYRVRHAIRDVGAALSMDPATVDRLAKAFPHIRARDARAALAELPELRDVRGEEHGRLWELVEALDALPRGIAMHPCGVLLSDASLLERTPVVPTSGEGFPMSQFDKDDVEDLGLLKLDVLGVRMQSAMAHAVAEIRRGTGEELDLDDPAQVPPGDGPTYELIRSAETLGCFQIESPGQRDLVGRLQPSTFHDLVVDISLFRPGPVAADMVRPFIEARHGRAPVRFPHEHLAEALRETYGVVVFHEQIIEIVHVMTGCGRDEADRVRRGLSDPESQARIKVWFAAKAGERGYSAEVIGRTWEIVEAFGSYGFCKAHAVAFAVPTYQSAWLKAHHPAAFYAGLLTHDPGMYPKRLLLADARRRGVPVLPLDVNRSAVAHRIELVSEEGAPPVWGLRLALADVHGISEAEALRIEEGQPYGSLRDFWDRAHPGRPVAQRLAQVGALDAFGANRRDLLLHVAELHGTQRSAGARPGSVQLPLGGGLSTAPVGLPDLNEAERLSAELGVLGMDASRHLMEDHHAFLAELGAVPAARLREVEHGRTVLVAGAKAATQTPPIRSGKRVVFTTLDDGTGLVDLAFFDDSHEACAHTVFHSFLLLVRGVVQRRGPQSLSVVGAAAWDLAELVELRAAGGLDAVAARLAEPLPGAGDTSGSAGSGRRIHLPTGYEMNPWADLQPAGDRAATGRKLWHSSPGSAG, translated from the coding sequence ATGGTGGAGACGGGGGTGGTGTTCACGTTCGAGCGAAGCAGGAGGCCGCGGGTGCCTGGTTTTACGCATCTGCACACCGTTTCGGGGTTCTCCATGCGCTACGGAGGCTCCCACCCCGAACGGCTGGCGGAGCGAGCCGTCGAGCGGGGCATGGACGCCCTCGCCCTGACCGACCGCGACACCCTCGCGGGCGCGGTGCGGTTCGCGAAGGCCTGCGCGAAGGCCGGGATCCGGCCCCTGTTCGGGGCCGACCTGGCCGTGTCGCACGCCCCTGCGCCCGCGGCGGCCCGGGCCCGCCCGGGCGGCGGATCCGGTCACGGCGGCACCGCAGAGGCGTCCTCCCGGCGGCGGACCCCCGTCGCGGGCGGCGCCTTCGTCGACGAGTCCGCACCCCGGGCCACCTTCCTGGCCCGCGACGGCGCCACCGGCTGGGCCGAACTGTGCCGGATGGTCACGGCGGCCCATGCGGGCACCGGCGGAGCGGCCCAGGCCCAGCCCGTCGTCCCCTGGGCGGAACTGCGCGGCGTCGGGATCTGCGTACTGCTCGGGCCCGGGTCCGAGGTGGGGCGGGCGCTCGCCGCCGGCCGGCCGGACCGGGCCGCCCGGCTCCTCGCGCCCTGGCGGGAGGTCTACGGGGACTCGCTGCGCCTGGAGGCCGTCCACCACGGCCGCACCGGCACCGGCCCCGGCTCGCTGCGCCTGGCCGCCCGTACGGTCGGCTTCGCCGCCGAGCAGGGCGTCCCGGCCGTGCTCACCAACGCCGTCCGGTACGCCGACCCCGGCCAGGGGCCGGTCGCCGACATCCTCGACTCGGCCCGCCGCCTCGTCCCCGTCGACCCCCGCGGCCCCCTCGACAGCGGCGAGCGCTGGCTCAAGGACCCCGCCGCCATGGCCGAGGCCGCCGACCGGATCGCCCGGGCCGCAGGCCTCGGCCCCGCCGGCGCGCGCCGGCTGCTCGCGGAGACCCGGCGCACCGCCGAGGCCTGCTCGGTGGACCCCGAGGACGACCTCGGCATCGGCTCCGTGCACTTCCCCGAGGCCCACCTCGTCGGCGCGGCCCACCGCACCGCCCAGCGGGTCCTGGCCTCCCGGGCCTCCGCCGGCATGGTGCTGCGCGGCTACGCCGACGACCGCGCGTACTGGGAGCGGATGCACCACGAGCTGGACATCATCGCCTACCACGGGTACGCCTCGTACTTCCTGACGGTCGCTCAAGTCGTGGACGACGTACGCGCCATGGGCATCCGGGTGGCCGCCCGGGGCTCCGGCGCCGGCTCCCTCGTCAACCACCTCCTCGGCATCGCCCACGCCGACCCCGTCGAGCAGGGCCTGCTGATGGAGCGCTTCCTGTCCAAGCGCCGCCGCGTCCTGCCCGACATCGACATCGACGTGGAATCCGCCCGCCGGCTGGAGGTCTACCGGCGGATCATCGACCGCTTCGGCACCGAGCGCGTCGCCACCGTCTCCATGCCCGAGACCTACCGGGTCCGGCACGCGATCCGCGACGTCGGCGCCGCCCTGTCCATGGACCCGGCCACCGTCGACCGGCTCGCCAAGGCCTTCCCGCACATCCGGGCCCGCGACGCCCGCGCGGCCCTGGCCGAACTGCCCGAACTGCGCGACGTGCGCGGCGAGGAGCACGGGCGGCTGTGGGAGCTCGTCGAGGCGCTGGACGCGCTGCCGCGCGGGATCGCCATGCACCCGTGCGGGGTGCTGCTCTCCGACGCCTCGCTGCTGGAGCGCACCCCCGTGGTGCCGACCAGCGGCGAGGGGTTCCCGATGTCCCAGTTCGACAAGGACGACGTGGAGGACCTCGGGCTGCTCAAGCTCGACGTGCTGGGCGTGCGGATGCAGTCCGCGATGGCGCACGCCGTCGCGGAGATCCGGCGCGGTACGGGGGAGGAGCTCGACCTGGACGACCCGGCGCAGGTCCCGCCGGGCGACGGGCCCACGTACGAGCTGATCCGCTCGGCCGAGACGCTGGGCTGCTTCCAGATCGAGTCGCCGGGCCAGCGCGACCTGGTGGGGCGGCTCCAGCCGTCGACCTTCCACGACCTGGTCGTCGACATCTCGCTGTTCCGGCCCGGCCCGGTCGCCGCCGACATGGTGCGGCCGTTCATCGAGGCGCGGCACGGGCGGGCCCCGGTCCGCTTCCCGCACGAGCACCTGGCGGAGGCGCTGCGCGAGACGTACGGGGTGGTGGTCTTCCACGAGCAGATCATCGAGATCGTCCACGTCATGACCGGCTGCGGGCGCGACGAGGCGGACCGGGTGCGGCGCGGGCTCTCCGACCCGGAGTCGCAGGCGCGGATCAAGGTGTGGTTCGCGGCGAAGGCGGGCGAACGGGGCTACTCGGCCGAGGTGATCGGCCGGACCTGGGAGATCGTCGAAGCGTTCGGCTCGTACGGCTTCTGCAAGGCGCACGCGGTGGCCTTCGCCGTGCCGACCTACCAGTCGGCATGGCTGAAGGCGCACCACCCGGCCGCTTTCTACGCCGGACTGCTCACGCACGACCCGGGGATGTACCCGAAGCGGCTGCTGCTGGCGGACGCGCGGCGCCGGGGCGTGCCGGTGCTGCCGCTGGACGTGAACCGGTCGGCGGTCGCCCACCGTATCGAACTGGTGTCCGAGGAGGGGGCTCCTCCGGTGTGGGGGCTCCGGCTGGCCCTGGCCGACGTCCACGGCATCAGCGAGGCGGAGGCGCTCCGGATCGAGGAAGGGCAGCCGTACGGATCGCTGCGCGACTTCTGGGACCGGGCGCACCCGGGCCGGCCCGTCGCCCAAAGACTCGCCCAGGTCGGGGCGTTGGACGCCTTCGGCGCCAACCGGCGCGACCTGCTGCTGCACGTCGCCGAGCTGCACGGCACGCAGCGCTCGGCGGGGGCCCGGCCGGGCAGCGTCCAGCTCCCGCTGGGCGGCGGGCTGTCGACGGCCCCGGTCGGCCTGCCCGACCTGAACGAGGCGGAGCGGCTCAGCGCGGAGCTGGGCGTGCTCGGCATGGACGCCTCGCGGCACCTGATGGAGGACCACCACGCCTTCCTGGCGGAGCTGGGGGCCGTCCCGGCCGCCAGGCTCCGCGAGGTCGAGCACGGCCGGACGGTACTGGTCGCGGGGGCCAAGGCGGCCACCCAGACCCCGCCGATCCGGTCCGGGAAGCGGGTCGTCTTCACCACGCTGGACGACGGGACGGGCCTGGTCGACCTGGCCTTCTTCGACGACAGCCACGAGGCGTGCGCGCACACCGTCTTCCACTCGTTCCTGCTGCTGGTGCGGGGCGTCGTCCAGCGGCGCGGACCGCAGAGCCTGAGCGTGGTCGGCGCGGCGGCCTGGGACCTGGCCGAGCTGGTGGAACTGCGGGCGGCGGGCGGGCTGGACGCGGTCGCGGCCCGCCTGGCGGAGCCGCTGCCGGGTGCCGGGGACACATCCGGCTCCGCCGGCTCCGGGCGCCGCATCCACCTGCCCACCGGGTACGAGATGAACCCGTGGGCCGACCTCCAGCCGGCCGGCGACCGCGCCGCGACCGGCCGCAAGCTGTGGCACTCCAGCCCGGGGAGCGCGGGATGA
- a CDS encoding amidohydrolase, producing the protein MPHPFPADLLLTGARIHTVDPELPEAEALAVSDGRIVWLGPDAEAAAWAGPDTERIDAGGRLVLPGFVDAHNHVRLGSDDACVQLAGVRTLEAILGRIGAWREANPDAEWIEAEAFDYSAIPGGRMPTAADLDPVTGEVPAIVLSYDVHTAWLNTAAMRRLGVTKDRTDLPFGTAAVDPETGEPTGFVKDFAIKGLSREGHRALRELGVPWASQDRQYGRLAKSLDDAIGFGITTVVEPQNSLDDLELYERARAEGRLRSRIVAALFHPRGTTDEDLGLFEEAARRYPGDRLRVGPLKLYIDDVVEPRTAALLEPYTGCGAHRGETFYPAEEFAELLARLDARGFQCFVHATGDRGIRTVLDAVEHARTVNGPRDARHQVVHVECLDPADVPRFAALGVVACMQPRHCAPEIAGPGQDWAQNVGEDRWHKAWPMRSLAEADAVLAFSSDWNVAEMDPMIGIYTAVTRRPLDGGAPWQPAETVDVATAVYGYTMGSAYANFLEADRGSLTVGKAADFVVLSRDILAVAPDRIPGTVAQTVVVAGEVVHRAG; encoded by the coding sequence ATGCCACACCCCTTCCCCGCCGACCTGTTGCTCACCGGAGCCCGGATCCACACCGTCGACCCGGAGCTGCCCGAGGCAGAGGCCCTGGCCGTGTCCGACGGCCGGATCGTCTGGCTCGGCCCGGACGCGGAGGCCGCCGCCTGGGCGGGCCCGGACACCGAGCGGATCGACGCGGGGGGCCGGCTGGTGCTGCCGGGCTTCGTCGACGCCCACAACCACGTCCGGCTCGGCTCCGACGACGCCTGCGTCCAGCTCGCCGGGGTGCGCACCCTGGAGGCGATCCTCGGCCGGATCGGGGCCTGGCGGGAGGCCAACCCCGACGCCGAGTGGATCGAGGCCGAGGCCTTCGACTACTCCGCGATCCCGGGCGGCCGGATGCCGACCGCCGCCGACCTGGACCCGGTCACCGGGGAGGTCCCGGCGATCGTGCTCTCGTACGACGTGCACACGGCCTGGCTGAACACGGCGGCGATGCGCCGCCTAGGGGTCACGAAGGACCGTACCGACCTGCCGTTCGGCACCGCGGCCGTCGACCCGGAGACCGGCGAGCCCACCGGCTTCGTCAAGGACTTCGCGATCAAGGGGCTCTCGCGGGAGGGCCACCGGGCGCTGCGCGAGCTCGGGGTGCCGTGGGCCTCGCAGGACCGGCAGTACGGGCGCCTCGCCAAGAGCCTGGACGACGCGATCGGCTTCGGCATCACCACGGTCGTGGAACCGCAGAACTCCCTGGACGACCTGGAGCTGTACGAGCGGGCCCGCGCCGAGGGCCGGCTGCGCTCGCGGATCGTGGCGGCGCTCTTCCACCCGCGCGGTACGACCGACGAGGACCTCGGCCTGTTCGAGGAGGCGGCCCGCCGGTACCCGGGGGACCGGCTGCGGGTCGGGCCGCTCAAGCTGTACATCGACGACGTGGTGGAGCCGCGCACGGCCGCCCTGCTGGAGCCGTACACCGGGTGCGGGGCGCACCGGGGCGAGACCTTCTACCCGGCGGAGGAGTTCGCGGAGCTGCTGGCGCGGCTGGACGCGCGCGGCTTCCAGTGCTTCGTGCACGCCACCGGCGACCGGGGGATCCGTACGGTCCTGGACGCCGTCGAGCACGCCCGTACGGTCAACGGGCCGCGGGACGCCCGCCACCAGGTGGTGCACGTGGAGTGCCTGGACCCGGCGGACGTGCCGCGCTTCGCGGCGCTCGGCGTGGTGGCCTGCATGCAGCCGAGGCACTGCGCGCCGGAGATCGCCGGGCCGGGCCAGGACTGGGCGCAGAACGTCGGCGAGGACCGCTGGCACAAGGCGTGGCCGATGCGCAGCCTGGCCGAGGCGGACGCGGTGCTGGCCTTCTCCAGCGACTGGAACGTGGCCGAGATGGACCCGATGATCGGGATCTACACGGCGGTCACCCGCCGCCCGCTGGACGGCGGCGCCCCGTGGCAGCCGGCCGAGACGGTGGACGTGGCGACGGCGGTGTACGGCTACACGATGGGCTCGGCGTACGCCAACTTCCTGGAGGCGGACCGGGGTTCGCTGACGGTGGGCAAGGCGGCGGACTTCGTGGTGCTGTCCCGGGACATCCTCGCCGTGGCCCCGGACCGGATCCCGGGCACGGTGGCGCAGACGGTGGTGGTCGCGGGCGAGGTGGTCCACCGGGCCGGCTGA
- a CDS encoding acyl-CoA dehydrogenase: protein MQWAPGAGTALATPPDLAADPLVSAVAEVAAGTLGPVAEETAQEGVPRSHLDALARCGAYGALGHTPRPESGLTTRQVVREVNELLSATDPSTWFVHTQHFALVKALHAATGAEAAALREQWAPALASGARRGTAGFAFLRHDRPPVTAEPVADGWRLRGRVPWMTGWGLTDVVYLGALAPDDRVLFAAVNCGPDGDPGLVAGGSAPLWAMNGTRTVAVEVRDVLVPRSAVISVQPRAEWARAYDLENANAHPAVFGHVRAAADFLLRSAPAAGSAYEELGHRVAHEAARLRSEAYALRDELPPQERVEDRLALRAAALELGVRAATACVAATGGRAISYGNTAGRLAREAQFHLIQAQTSRLRTEMARRLLGGLQDVR from the coding sequence ATGCAGTGGGCTCCCGGTGCGGGCACGGCCCTGGCCACCCCGCCCGATCTGGCGGCCGACCCGCTCGTGTCCGCGGTCGCCGAGGTCGCCGCGGGCACGCTGGGGCCCGTCGCGGAGGAGACCGCCCAGGAGGGCGTGCCGCGTTCGCACCTCGACGCCCTCGCCCGCTGCGGCGCGTACGGGGCGCTCGGCCACACGCCCCGCCCCGAGAGCGGGCTGACCACGCGTCAAGTGGTCCGCGAGGTGAACGAGTTGCTGTCGGCGACGGACCCGTCCACGTGGTTCGTGCACACCCAGCACTTCGCCCTCGTGAAGGCGCTGCACGCGGCCACCGGAGCGGAGGCGGCCGCGCTGCGCGAGCAGTGGGCGCCCGCGCTCGCCTCGGGTGCCAGGCGGGGCACGGCCGGTTTCGCCTTCTTGCGGCACGACCGGCCGCCCGTCACCGCCGAACCGGTCGCCGACGGGTGGCGGCTGCGCGGCCGGGTGCCCTGGATGACCGGCTGGGGCCTCACCGACGTGGTGTACCTGGGCGCCCTCGCCCCGGACGACCGGGTGCTGTTCGCCGCCGTGAACTGCGGGCCGGACGGCGACCCCGGGCTGGTCGCGGGCGGATCCGCGCCGCTGTGGGCGATGAACGGCACCCGCACGGTGGCGGTGGAGGTACGCGACGTCCTCGTCCCGCGGAGCGCGGTGATCTCCGTACAGCCCCGGGCGGAGTGGGCCCGTGCATACGACCTCGAGAACGCGAACGCCCACCCCGCCGTGTTCGGCCATGTGCGCGCCGCGGCCGACTTCCTTCTGCGGTCGGCCCCCGCCGCAGGCAGCGCGTACGAGGAGCTCGGCCACCGGGTGGCGCACGAGGCGGCCCGGCTGCGCTCGGAGGCCTACGCCCTGCGCGACGAACTCCCGCCGCAGGAGCGGGTCGAGGACCGGCTGGCGCTCCGGGCGGCCGCCCTGGAGCTCGGCGTACGGGCGGCCACCGCCTGCGTCGCCGCGACGGGCGGCCGGGCGATCTCGTACGGGAACACCGCCGGCCGCCTCGCCCGCGAGGCCCAGTTCCACCTGATCCAGGCCCAGACCTCCCGGCTCCGCACCGAAATGGCCCGGCGCCTGCTGGGCGGGCTGCAGGACGTCCGCTAA
- a CDS encoding putative leader peptide has protein sequence MEGTSALTRRRAVDFMRVAGALCR, from the coding sequence ATGGAAGGAACTTCCGCTCTGACCAGGCGGCGCGCGGTCGACTTCATGCGCGTCGCGGGCGCGCTGTGTCGGTGA